One genomic segment of bacterium includes these proteins:
- a CDS encoding UDP binding domain-containing protein has translation MSKDLGAQVEIGSAPVSVSPEGEVFPLPDKEKAVAELKRLELLVAEQRLLGREVVVVMGVGFVGAVMAGVVADSVDPSTGKPLYFVIAMQRPSTRSYWKIEYLNRGLPPISAEDQEVPRLLRRCVKEKKTLTATFAYDALCLADVVVVDVQCDYHKETLGDVRKGYADIKALEESLRIIGERIQPHCLVLIETTVPPGTTEYVAYPILKKAFEERGLGGREPVLAHSFERVMPGRHYVASIRDFWRVCSGINAESRDKVVRFLSNVINVRDYPLTVLDRPIESETCKIVENSYRATILAFLHEWSLFAERNGVDLIKVVEAIKVRPTHSNIIFPGPGIGGYCLPKDGGLGVWAYHTLMGFEDEIFKITPLAIDINDTRALHVARLVRDALRNMGRIVAASKVALLGASYREDVGDTRYSGSELVARKLVEMGAEVMVHDPYVQRWWEMEKQDSYPADGGSRSRFFRNQERLKDLRVEKDLAKALSGADALVLAVRHKPYLGLVPEEVVHMAGKPLAVVDCFGILDDLRIRRFFELGCEVKGLGRGHIQRIKEEVRSRRKL, from the coding sequence ATGAGCAAGGATTTGGGAGCCCAGGTTGAAATTGGATCAGCTCCAGTTTCGGTTTCACCGGAGGGGGAGGTGTTTCCCCTTCCTGACAAGGAAAAGGCTGTTGCAGAGCTCAAGCGTTTGGAGCTTCTGGTAGCTGAACAAAGGCTTTTGGGTCGTGAGGTGGTGGTGGTTATGGGGGTTGGCTTTGTGGGAGCTGTCATGGCGGGGGTGGTGGCCGATTCCGTGGATCCCTCCACAGGCAAACCTCTTTATTTTGTCATAGCCATGCAAAGGCCCTCCACACGTTCGTACTGGAAGATCGAGTACCTCAACAGGGGCCTACCACCCATCTCCGCAGAGGACCAGGAAGTTCCCAGGCTCCTGAGACGTTGCGTGAAGGAAAAGAAGACCCTAACAGCCACCTTTGCTTATGATGCCCTTTGTCTGGCAGACGTGGTGGTGGTGGATGTGCAGTGCGATTATCACAAGGAGACACTGGGGGATGTGCGAAAGGGCTATGCGGACATAAAGGCCCTGGAAGAAAGCCTCAGGATCATAGGTGAGAGGATCCAGCCCCATTGCTTGGTGCTCATAGAGACCACGGTACCTCCGGGCACCACAGAATACGTGGCGTACCCCATCTTGAAAAAAGCCTTTGAGGAAAGAGGGTTGGGGGGGCGGGAGCCTGTTTTGGCCCACTCCTTCGAGCGGGTCATGCCCGGGCGGCATTACGTGGCCTCCATAAGGGATTTCTGGCGTGTATGCAGTGGGATCAATGCCGAATCCAGGGATAAGGTGGTAAGGTTCCTCTCCAATGTCATCAATGTGCGGGACTACCCCCTCACGGTTTTGGACAGGCCCATAGAAAGCGAGACCTGTAAGATAGTGGAGAACTCATATCGCGCAACTATTTTGGCGTTTCTGCATGAGTGGAGCCTTTTTGCCGAACGCAATGGGGTGGATCTCATAAAGGTGGTAGAGGCAATAAAGGTAAGACCCACTCACTCCAACATAATCTTCCCAGGCCCGGGCATAGGCGGCTATTGCCTTCCCAAGGACGGTGGTCTGGGGGTCTGGGCTTACCATACCCTCATGGGGTTTGAAGACGAGATCTTCAAGATAACCCCCTTGGCCATAGACATAAACGATACTCGTGCTCTGCATGTGGCAAGGTTGGTGAGGGATGCTCTAAGGAATATGGGCAGAATAGTGGCCGCATCCAAGGTGGCCCTGCTGGGGGCCTCGTACAGGGAGGATGTGGGGGATACCAGATACAGCGGCTCGGAGCTGGTTGCAAGGAAGTTGGTGGAGATGGGGGCTGAGGTCATGGTGCATGACCCTTACGTGCAGCGCTGGTGGGAAATGGAAAAACAGGATTCCTACCCGGCTGACGGAGGCTCCAGATCCAGGTTTTTTAGGAATCAGGAAAGGCTTAAGGATCTAAGAGTGGAGAAGGATCTGGCCAAGGCCCTTTCGGGAGCAGATGCCCTGGTATTGGCCGTGCGGCACAAGCCTTATTTGGGCCTGGTGCCGGAGGAAGTGGTGCACATGGCAGGCAAGCCTCTGGCCGTGGTGGATTGTTTCGGGATCTTGGATGATCTTAGAATAAGAAGGTTCTTTGAGCTGGGCTGCGAGGTAAAGGGTTTGGGAAGGGGGCACATACAAAGAATAAAAGAAGAAGTGCGCTCCCGAAGGAAACTCTAA
- a CDS encoding Wzz/FepE/Etk N-terminal domain-containing protein: MKEEDLQTEQKGAAFPGVGLQQAPCPYRAGESSWAEEEGLDLLELWLVLWSRRRFLFCLFLAATISTGILSLFVFPKIYQARASLIPMESREGGFSSYIAMLGGMGLSLPGGKATPSQTLVAILESRTLKEKVISRLDLMRIFFEEQWDMLRNQWKDPSKQPSLEDGVKALRGITRVNEERRTGLVNITVEWKDPTLASEIANAHILELESFINANALSVAKKKRLFLEAQVSKTKRELSEAEERFKDFQQEKRFVAMNEQAEAAIRGLAELKGMVAAKEVELDVVRTYATALNPKVQLLESQLSELRKQLERLEANHSKEGGSKLSLAGAPELGLMYGRLKRDVLFHEKVLELLTQQYELARIEESKEDVAFQVIDWAVPPVRKYKPKTSTNVLMAGVLSILVGTIVVFGQRYIGKLRQEMQAKAQRQ, translated from the coding sequence ATGAAGGAAGAGGATTTGCAGACAGAACAAAAGGGGGCAGCTTTTCCAGGGGTAGGGCTTCAGCAAGCCCCATGCCCCTATAGAGCTGGGGAATCGTCCTGGGCCGAGGAGGAAGGCCTGGACCTCCTGGAACTGTGGCTGGTGCTTTGGAGCCGACGCAGGTTTCTTTTTTGCCTTTTTCTGGCTGCCACCATCTCCACAGGGATTCTGAGTCTTTTCGTGTTTCCCAAGATATATCAGGCCAGGGCTTCTCTCATTCCCATGGAATCCAGAGAGGGGGGGTTTTCTTCTTACATTGCCATGCTGGGAGGTATGGGGCTTTCCTTGCCCGGAGGAAAGGCGACTCCATCCCAGACCCTGGTGGCCATATTGGAGAGCCGAACCTTGAAGGAAAAGGTCATCTCCAGGTTGGATCTGATGAGGATCTTCTTCGAGGAGCAATGGGACATGCTCAGGAATCAGTGGAAGGATCCCTCAAAGCAGCCCAGCCTGGAGGATGGTGTCAAAGCCCTAAGGGGGATCACCAGGGTAAACGAGGAGAGAAGAACAGGGCTTGTGAACATAACAGTGGAGTGGAAGGATCCCACTTTGGCCTCAGAGATAGCCAATGCCCACATCTTGGAGCTGGAGAGCTTCATAAATGCCAATGCCTTGAGTGTGGCCAAGAAAAAAAGGCTCTTTTTGGAAGCCCAGGTCTCCAAGACCAAGAGGGAATTGTCCGAGGCCGAGGAGAGATTCAAGGATTTCCAGCAGGAGAAGCGTTTTGTAGCCATGAACGAGCAGGCCGAGGCTGCCATAAGGGGACTTGCAGAGCTAAAGGGCATGGTGGCGGCCAAGGAAGTAGAGCTGGATGTGGTAAGAACCTATGCCACTGCTTTGAATCCCAAGGTGCAGCTCTTGGAGTCTCAGCTGAGCGAACTCAGAAAACAGCTGGAGCGTCTGGAGGCCAACCATTCCAAGGAAGGGGGGAGCAAGCTTTCCTTGGCCGGAGCCCCGGAGCTGGGCCTCATGTACGGAAGGCTCAAAAGGGACGTGCTTTTCCACGAGAAGGTCCTGGAGCTTCTGACCCAACAGTATGAGCTGGCCCGTATAGAAGAATCCAAAGAGGACGTGGCCTTCCAGGTGATAGACTGGGCTGTGCCTCCAGTGAGAAAATACAAACCCAAGACCAGCACCAACGTGCTTATGGCCGGTGTATTGTCCATCTTGGTGGGCACCATTGTGGTCTTTGGACAGCGCTACATTGGGAAGCTGCGCCAGGAAATGCAGGCCAAAGCACAAAGACAATGA
- a CDS encoding TIGR04076 family protein: MSQETGFHSGEFEVLAKVISQKGTCAAGHKVGDEILFDGMSVKGKICMSAMYSMLPKVFAMRYGAHFPWLSDPDVATHACPDAQNPVVFEIRRLRTGG; encoded by the coding sequence ATGAGCCAGGAAACAGGCTTTCACAGCGGGGAGTTCGAGGTCTTGGCCAAGGTCATAAGTCAGAAAGGCACCTGTGCGGCAGGGCACAAGGTGGGGGACGAGATCCTATTCGACGGCATGAGCGTCAAAGGCAAGATATGCATGAGCGCCATGTACAGCATGTTGCCCAAGGTCTTCGCCATGCGCTATGGCGCTCATTTTCCCTGGCTGAGCGATCCAGATGTTGCCACTCATGCCTGTCCCGACGCTCAGAATCCAGTGGTCTTTGAGATCAGAAGGCTAAGGACAGGGGGCTGA
- a CDS encoding YjbH domain-containing protein has translation MHGKRWLALFVLTVFLGLEAGGAVEAQDRPFVSASNTGITGLMEIPTARILEDGRMRIGASNVDPFRTYYFGLGFLPGLEVNGRVTEVLNQPITDPGWEGYGNTKIREFDAKYQILAESRLLPAIAVGANDLFGDNVTFSTQYLVMSRQIYPLDFTLGYGFGRIRGPFGGLELKLWEDRLSLVAEYNPMDYTKDRLSGGVKNQPDLPKVGFYSPALWRFDPKRINLGVRFRPVSWISVEASFQRGDTFGLSVSTDFTLGKRLLPPKPDEPYTSPVDRRPLGQRDPREVEDRLDQALREQGFLHVAVSVRENHVRVQYENPRFLSEAQAMGRVMRTAVALAPLDVPRIQVVALRRSVPTVKIDFQAMDFMGFLAGKYSKEEFRRMVEIKKAGPNDRVLPSSASSSNTLERMGLNPEILDYGVKPALETWLDDPSGFFRARAGVDAWGAASLWEGSDFYAWFNYPFYNNIKSAIAPLGEHPVRSDMVLYKKRSDPRFNSLLLDQVWNLGGGSFGRMTAGYLETQYAGLSGELLHVIGDGRWSVGVMGDWVVKRDPESQLGLMDFHAYTLLGSLNYLQPDLGLAAKLRVGRFLAGDPGARLEVARHWDTGASFGFWYTYTDTSGFSDPFNKGYQDKGIFISIPMAMFTREETPVKHSYAFSPWTRDVGQSVARFNMLYEFLEDLLPTHMAEHLEDMKK, from the coding sequence ATGCATGGGAAAAGATGGCTGGCATTATTTGTGCTTACTGTGTTTCTTGGGCTTGAAGCTGGGGGGGCTGTGGAGGCCCAGGATAGACCATTTGTGTCTGCCTCCAACACCGGGATAACCGGCCTGATGGAGATCCCCACGGCCCGCATTCTGGAAGACGGTAGGATGCGCATCGGGGCCTCCAACGTGGATCCGTTTAGGACCTACTACTTTGGACTTGGTTTCCTCCCAGGCCTGGAGGTCAACGGGAGGGTCACAGAGGTCCTAAACCAGCCTATAACAGATCCAGGCTGGGAAGGTTACGGGAACACCAAGATCAGGGAGTTCGACGCCAAGTACCAGATCCTGGCCGAATCCCGACTGCTTCCTGCCATAGCAGTGGGGGCCAACGATCTTTTTGGCGACAACGTGACCTTCTCCACCCAGTATCTGGTCATGAGCCGTCAGATTTATCCCCTGGATTTCACCCTGGGCTACGGCTTTGGCCGCATAAGGGGACCCTTCGGCGGACTGGAACTCAAGCTCTGGGAGGATAGGCTTTCTTTGGTGGCAGAGTATAATCCCATGGATTATACAAAAGACAGGCTAAGCGGAGGTGTCAAGAACCAGCCGGACCTTCCTAAAGTGGGTTTTTATAGTCCAGCCCTTTGGAGATTTGACCCCAAGAGGATCAACCTGGGCGTGCGTTTCAGGCCTGTTAGCTGGATATCGGTGGAGGCATCTTTCCAAAGAGGAGACACCTTCGGCCTAAGCGTAAGCACGGACTTCACCCTGGGTAAGAGGCTCCTTCCTCCAAAGCCAGACGAACCCTATACTTCGCCAGTGGACAGAAGACCCTTGGGACAGAGGGATCCCCGGGAGGTGGAAGATCGTCTGGATCAGGCGCTTCGGGAACAGGGCTTCCTTCACGTGGCCGTCTCGGTGAGAGAAAACCATGTAAGGGTCCAATATGAAAACCCCAGGTTCCTCTCAGAGGCCCAGGCCATGGGAAGGGTTATGAGGACCGCAGTGGCCCTGGCACCTCTGGATGTGCCCAGGATACAGGTGGTGGCTTTAAGAAGAAGTGTGCCCACGGTGAAGATTGATTTCCAGGCCATGGACTTCATGGGGTTTTTGGCCGGCAAATACAGCAAAGAGGAGTTCCGCCGCATGGTGGAGATAAAAAAGGCCGGGCCCAATGACAGGGTACTTCCCTCCTCGGCTTCAAGCTCCAACACCCTGGAGCGCATGGGCCTGAATCCAGAGATCTTGGACTATGGTGTAAAGCCCGCCCTGGAGACTTGGCTGGATGATCCCTCGGGCTTCTTCCGAGCAAGGGCTGGGGTGGATGCCTGGGGAGCAGCCTCCCTGTGGGAGGGCTCTGACTTCTATGCCTGGTTCAATTACCCCTTTTACAACAACATAAAGAGCGCCATAGCGCCTTTGGGTGAACACCCTGTGCGGTCGGATATGGTGCTATACAAGAAAAGAAGCGATCCCAGGTTCAATTCCCTTTTATTGGATCAGGTTTGGAACCTGGGAGGGGGCAGCTTCGGCCGCATGACCGCAGGCTATCTGGAGACCCAGTACGCGGGGCTGAGCGGGGAACTTCTCCATGTAATTGGGGATGGAAGGTGGAGTGTTGGTGTGATGGGGGACTGGGTCGTCAAAAGAGATCCTGAATCCCAGCTGGGCCTGATGGATTTCCATGCTTACACCCTGCTTGGATCGCTCAACTACCTCCAGCCAGACCTGGGCTTGGCAGCCAAGCTGAGAGTTGGGCGCTTCCTGGCAGGTGATCCTGGGGCTAGGCTAGAGGTTGCACGCCACTGGGACACCGGAGCTTCCTTTGGATTCTGGTACACATACACGGACACCTCAGGCTTCAGCGATCCCTTCAACAAGGGTTACCAGGACAAGGGGATCTTCATCTCCATTCCCATGGCCATGTTCACCAGGGAAGAGACACCAGTGAAACACAGCTACGCCTTCTCCCCCTGGACCAGGGATGTGGGCCAGAGCGTGGCTCGCTTCAACATGTTGTACGAGTTTCTGGAAGATCTGCTTCCGACCCACATGGCAGAACACCTGGAGGACATGAAAAAATAA
- a CDS encoding DegT/DnrJ/EryC1/StrS family aminotransferase, giving the protein MGHVGSGKEQAMIPFVDLAAQQRRIKDQLLQRIQRVLEHGQYVMGPEVAELEERLACFVGVKHAVACSSGTDALVMLLMALGVGPGDGVLTTPFTFAATAEAVMLVGAMPIFVDIDPNTFNLAPEQLARAVEALERKDSGIHPLPREMVGKISRARCVIAVDLFGLPAEYDAICSLATSRDLWVIEDAAQSLGGERGGRRAGGLADCGATSFFPAKPLGAYGDGGMCFTRHDEIASVLRSIRVHGAGRDKYEHVRVGLNGRLDTIQAAVLLAKLEIFQEELALRQEVAARYSALLAGCAGIRVPRIPQQCKSAWAQFCILAQDHGQRERLRGRLKEEGIPTMVYYPKPLHLQPAFAHMGYHEGDFPVSEDTAQRILSLPMHPYLSPDVQEKVATLIQKAL; this is encoded by the coding sequence ATGGGACATGTAGGCAGTGGGAAAGAGCAGGCCATGATCCCCTTCGTTGACCTGGCTGCTCAGCAAAGACGTATCAAGGACCAGCTCCTACAGAGGATACAGAGGGTCCTGGAGCACGGCCAATACGTGATGGGGCCCGAGGTGGCAGAGCTTGAGGAGAGGTTGGCCTGCTTCGTGGGAGTCAAGCATGCGGTGGCCTGCTCTTCAGGCACCGATGCTCTGGTGATGCTTCTCATGGCCCTGGGTGTGGGCCCAGGCGACGGGGTATTGACCACTCCCTTTACCTTTGCAGCCACTGCAGAAGCAGTGATGCTGGTAGGGGCCATGCCAATCTTCGTGGACATAGATCCCAATACCTTCAACCTGGCTCCAGAGCAATTGGCCAGGGCCGTGGAGGCCTTGGAAAGAAAGGACTCCGGTATCCATCCCCTTCCAAGGGAAATGGTTGGCAAGATATCAAGGGCCCGCTGTGTCATAGCCGTGGATCTTTTTGGCCTGCCCGCAGAGTACGATGCCATCTGCTCTCTGGCAACATCCAGGGATCTTTGGGTGATCGAGGATGCCGCACAATCTTTAGGTGGTGAGAGGGGAGGCCGCAGGGCCGGAGGGCTGGCCGATTGCGGGGCCACATCTTTCTTTCCTGCCAAGCCTCTGGGGGCGTACGGGGATGGAGGCATGTGTTTCACAAGACATGATGAGATTGCATCTGTGCTTCGCTCCATAAGGGTTCATGGGGCTGGCAGGGACAAGTACGAGCATGTACGGGTGGGCTTAAACGGAAGGCTGGACACTATTCAGGCGGCTGTGCTCCTTGCAAAGCTGGAGATATTCCAAGAGGAATTGGCGCTTCGCCAGGAGGTGGCAGCGCGATACTCGGCTCTTCTGGCAGGATGTGCTGGAATAAGAGTTCCCAGGATACCCCAGCAATGCAAAAGCGCCTGGGCTCAGTTCTGCATCCTGGCTCAGGACCATGGGCAAAGAGAAAGGCTCAGGGGAAGGCTAAAGGAAGAGGGCATACCCACCATGGTCTACTACCCCAAGCCCCTTCATCTGCAGCCCGCCTTTGCCCATATGGGTTACCACGAGGGAGATTTTCCCGTGAGCGAGGATACTGCCCAAAGGATCCTGAGTCTTCCCATGCACCCTTATCTTAGCCCTGATGTGCAGGAGAAGGTGGCTACTTTGATTCAAAAAGCCCTGTGA
- a CDS encoding GDP-mannose 4,6-dehydratase has protein sequence MKKALITGITGQDGSYLAEFLLDQGYEVHGIVRRVAIEDPEQRLWRIRHLLDRVHIHAGSLESYASIFKVIERIQPDECYHLSAQSFVSYSFEDEFSTINTNINGTHFVLAALKDAAPGCRFYFAGSSEMFGNALESPQNEKTPFNPRSPYGISKVAGFHLTRNYREAYGLFALSGILFNHESPRRGLEFVTRKVTRTAARIKLGLAKELRLGNLDARRDWGYAGDYVKAMWLMLQHEEPSDYVIATGETHSVRELVQICFSYLDLDWREHVVVDEALYRPAEIFELRGDSDRARRILGWEPQVGFQELVKMMVEADLQALRGQPGQ, from the coding sequence TTGAAAAAGGCTTTGATAACAGGCATCACAGGACAGGACGGCTCCTATCTGGCGGAGTTTCTCCTTGATCAAGGCTATGAGGTACACGGTATAGTCAGGAGGGTGGCCATAGAGGATCCCGAGCAGAGGCTCTGGAGGATCCGTCACCTCTTGGACAGGGTTCACATACATGCTGGTTCTCTGGAGAGTTATGCCAGCATCTTCAAGGTCATAGAGCGCATACAGCCCGACGAGTGTTACCATCTTTCGGCACAAAGCTTTGTGAGCTATTCCTTTGAAGATGAGTTTTCCACCATAAACACGAACATCAACGGCACCCACTTCGTGCTGGCAGCCCTCAAAGATGCGGCCCCGGGCTGCAGGTTTTACTTTGCAGGCTCCAGCGAGATGTTCGGCAACGCCCTCGAGTCACCTCAGAACGAGAAGACCCCCTTTAATCCCCGTTCCCCATACGGTATATCCAAGGTGGCTGGATTCCACTTGACTCGGAACTACCGGGAGGCTTACGGGCTCTTTGCCTTAAGCGGCATTCTCTTCAACCATGAATCACCTAGGAGGGGACTGGAGTTTGTGACAAGAAAGGTGACCCGCACTGCTGCCCGTATAAAGCTGGGATTGGCCAAAGAGCTGCGGCTTGGTAATCTGGATGCCCGCAGGGACTGGGGTTATGCCGGGGACTATGTCAAGGCCATGTGGCTGATGCTACAGCATGAAGAACCCTCGGATTATGTCATAGCAACGGGCGAGACCCACTCCGTGAGAGAACTCGTGCAGATTTGCTTTTCTTATCTGGACCTGGATTGGAGAGAGCATGTGGTTGTGGACGAGGCTCTTTACAGACCAGCCGAGATATTTGAACTCAGGGGAGACTCTGATAGAGCCAGGCGCATTCTGGGCTGGGAACCCCAGGTGGGGTTCCAGGAGCTGGTCAAGATGATGGTGGAGGCAGACCTGCAAGCCCTGAGGGGGCAGCCTGGGCAGTAG
- a CDS encoding SLBB domain-containing protein, which yields MAFQAVEIPFQGPGGGRALPSGVPSSQGLGVTAPSGSPQAQAPGQEIPAEILEKAREMRVKQAPPGAGSGLEPLRGPQAPLGVSPPPDGAPEAATAESRAAEGSFSEKPDTFGGRELPASAQKWASIPTEETSAFEQYVQGKFPAHIDRKLTQFGYAMFARAQVTPSLPVDARVPEPSYRIGPGDEIQVRVWGKIQGDYILKVDREGKIHLPTVGDIPVAGVPYGSLKAHLDKEIQKYYSGYSLSVGLGQLRGIRVFVVGNARVPGTYELTNMSTIMNALFAAQGPSKTGSMRDVRLLRNGQTLARMDLYDFLLKGDKSQDRLLQDGDTVFIPYVGPLVAVAGSVKQPAIYELKGERRLSEVLAMAGGPTATAYVHRVQVERVYQGRARMVLDTALADLVGEKDIQLQDGDIVQVFAINPSIINEVRLAGHVMRPGVYAWREGMRVSDILGRPEDLMPEAIFDFGLVRRLVPPDYHEELRSFDLGKALQRDPEQDLLLHPQDTIYVFSKEEFNIRPTVRVTGAVWRSGEYRMREKMTVSDLIKMAGGLRPEASAVGELTRVKITQKGPVTERLTLDLAAALKQEKDKDLPLEENDYLFVRTVPDWQLYRIVHLTGEVMHPGAYAVKKGEKLSSLLNRAGGFTDKAYLKGVFFARRSIQALQQKRLEETLSRLEAQVASMNLSKAAGATSKEEAEVEAQAARRRMELLARLRQVKPTGRLVLQVSHPRALEGTPSDVEMEDGDMIHVPERTDVVNVMGAVYNPSAFLYEPGKTVAHYLQLAGGPTPQADTSEIYVLKVDGRAVGPSRLSSLVTWNAEAYRFQVNDFQARYLDPGDTIVVPEDLERVPFLKGLKDVTTVLYQIGVAAGVLVTLL from the coding sequence GTGGCTTTTCAGGCCGTGGAGATTCCCTTTCAAGGTCCGGGTGGAGGCCGTGCCTTACCCTCTGGTGTCCCAAGCAGCCAAGGCCTAGGGGTCACGGCCCCAAGCGGTAGCCCCCAGGCTCAAGCTCCAGGGCAGGAGATCCCTGCGGAGATTCTGGAGAAGGCCAGGGAGATGAGGGTTAAGCAGGCTCCGCCTGGAGCAGGCTCTGGCCTGGAACCCCTCAGGGGGCCCCAGGCTCCCCTTGGTGTGAGTCCCCCACCCGATGGGGCGCCCGAGGCTGCCACCGCGGAGTCCAGGGCAGCAGAGGGCTCCTTCAGTGAAAAGCCTGACACCTTTGGAGGCCGGGAGCTTCCGGCCTCGGCTCAGAAATGGGCCTCTATTCCCACAGAAGAGACGTCTGCCTTCGAACAATATGTGCAAGGCAAGTTTCCAGCTCATATAGACCGAAAGCTCACCCAGTTCGGATACGCCATGTTTGCCAGGGCCCAGGTGACGCCCTCTCTTCCGGTGGATGCAAGGGTGCCCGAGCCCTCTTACAGGATCGGTCCTGGGGACGAGATACAGGTAAGGGTCTGGGGAAAGATCCAGGGGGATTACATCCTCAAGGTGGACAGGGAAGGAAAGATTCACCTGCCCACCGTGGGGGATATACCCGTGGCAGGCGTTCCGTACGGCAGTCTCAAGGCTCACCTGGACAAGGAGATCCAGAAGTACTACTCGGGCTACTCTTTGAGCGTGGGCCTAGGCCAACTCAGGGGGATCAGGGTCTTTGTGGTGGGCAATGCCAGGGTCCCAGGCACTTACGAGCTTACAAACATGAGCACCATCATGAACGCTCTTTTTGCAGCCCAGGGTCCTTCCAAGACCGGGAGCATGAGGGATGTGAGGCTCCTCAGAAACGGTCAGACCCTGGCCAGGATGGACCTGTATGACTTCCTGCTCAAGGGAGACAAGAGTCAGGACAGGCTCCTGCAGGACGGAGACACGGTTTTCATCCCTTATGTGGGGCCTCTGGTGGCCGTTGCGGGTTCGGTCAAGCAGCCGGCCATCTACGAGCTCAAGGGGGAGAGGCGCCTGAGCGAGGTCCTGGCCATGGCCGGCGGCCCCACTGCTACTGCCTACGTCCACAGGGTCCAGGTGGAAAGGGTGTACCAGGGAAGGGCCAGGATGGTTCTGGACACTGCCTTGGCTGATCTGGTGGGGGAAAAGGACATACAGCTTCAGGACGGAGACATAGTGCAGGTCTTTGCCATAAACCCTTCCATCATAAACGAGGTGCGCTTGGCAGGCCATGTGATGAGGCCGGGGGTATACGCCTGGAGGGAGGGGATGAGAGTGAGCGACATCCTGGGGCGGCCTGAGGACCTCATGCCAGAGGCCATATTCGACTTTGGGCTGGTGAGGCGACTGGTGCCCCCTGATTATCACGAGGAGCTGCGCTCCTTTGATCTGGGAAAGGCCTTGCAAAGAGATCCTGAGCAGGACCTCCTCTTGCATCCCCAGGACACCATTTATGTTTTCAGTAAAGAAGAATTCAACATTCGGCCTACTGTGCGGGTCACCGGTGCGGTCTGGCGAAGCGGCGAGTACCGTATGAGGGAGAAGATGACCGTCTCAGACCTGATCAAGATGGCCGGAGGACTAAGACCCGAGGCCTCGGCCGTGGGGGAGCTAACCAGGGTAAAGATAACCCAGAAAGGCCCTGTGACAGAGAGGCTCACCCTGGACCTGGCAGCAGCCTTGAAACAGGAGAAGGACAAGGATTTGCCCCTGGAGGAGAACGACTATCTGTTCGTGCGCACGGTGCCCGACTGGCAGCTTTACAGGATTGTGCATCTCACCGGAGAGGTCATGCATCCGGGTGCCTATGCGGTGAAAAAGGGCGAGAAACTGAGCTCCCTTTTGAACAGAGCAGGAGGCTTCACCGACAAAGCCTATCTCAAGGGTGTATTTTTCGCCAGAAGATCCATTCAGGCCCTTCAACAGAAACGTCTGGAGGAGACCCTCTCCCGCCTGGAGGCACAGGTAGCCTCCATGAATTTGAGCAAGGCCGCAGGGGCCACCAGTAAAGAAGAGGCCGAAGTGGAGGCCCAGGCCGCCAGGAGGCGCATGGAACTGCTGGCCCGACTCAGGCAGGTCAAGCCAACGGGCAGGTTGGTGCTTCAGGTCTCCCACCCAAGGGCCTTGGAGGGAACACCTTCGGACGTGGAGATGGAGGATGGGGACATGATCCATGTGCCGGAGCGTACGGATGTGGTAAATGTCATGGGGGCTGTGTACAACCCCTCGGCCTTCCTGTACGAGCCGGGAAAAACCGTGGCACATTACCTGCAGCTGGCCGGAGGCCCCACTCCTCAGGCCGACACCAGCGAGATATACGTGCTCAAGGTGGACGGCAGGGCTGTTGGCCCCTCCAGGCTCTCCAGCCTGGTGACCTGGAACGCCGAGGCTTATCGCTTCCAGGTGAACGACTTCCAGGCCAGGTACCTGGATCCAGGAGACACCATCGTTGTGCCTGAGGATCTGGAGAGGGTTCCTTTCCTGAAAGGCCTGAAGGATGTCACCACCGTGCTTTACCAGATAGGTGTGGCCGCAGGGGTGCTGGTGACCCTCCTGTGA
- a CDS encoding bifunctional nuclease family protein has protein sequence MISVQVDRVGLIPDSGSMSVFLKDQAAGRFLIIQVGVFEGTAILQGINKIPTRRPLSHDLMVSLIRTLGAEIQHLVIHDLVDNTYYGKILLLRKGRQILLDTRPSDGIALCVRVGAPIFVEDRLAEHFVDEMDLLMAVSQGDETVH, from the coding sequence ATGATCTCTGTGCAGGTGGATCGAGTGGGGCTTATTCCGGACAGCGGCTCCATGAGCGTCTTTCTCAAAGACCAGGCTGCCGGAAGGTTTTTAATAATTCAGGTGGGTGTTTTCGAGGGTACAGCAATTCTCCAGGGCATCAACAAGATCCCCACCAGAAGGCCTCTGAGTCACGATCTGATGGTGAGCCTCATCAGAACCCTGGGCGCTGAAATCCAGCACCTGGTCATTCACGACCTGGTGGACAATACCTACTACGGTAAGATCCTCCTGCTGAGGAAGGGAAGGCAGATCCTCCTGGACACCCGTCCCAGCGATGGCATTGCCCTATGTGTGAGAGTGGGGGCTCCCATCTTTGTGGAGGACAGGCTTGCAGAACATTTCGTGGATGAGATGGATCTTCTCATGGCCGTTTCACAGGGCGATGAAACAGTGCATTAG